From one Acidimicrobiia bacterium genomic stretch:
- a CDS encoding AMP-binding protein translates to MGVEPAVISVCARLEAAADSRGTITFVGGAAGDARVDRVEWARLHEDARAMAAALQARGVAPGSHVAVVGPTSRALVTALQATWLAGGAVVALPLPMRLGSVEEFVEQTRRRIAHADVDIVVIDPDLAPFLDPPPTRVAVVRLDDLTAEANRLSAARLLRPADDPDRLTILQFTSGSTADPKGVMLPDRCIGANVDAIAGALGISAADRAVSWLPLYHDMGLIGLLMTPMLTGFELVLGAPTDFLSSPGIWLEWISEYRGTISAGPNFSYALAARALRRAHGLDLSSWRLALNGAEPVDPAAVEAFCAAAAPHGFDAKAAFPVFGMAEATLGVTFPDVGVGMEVDTVDRIALENERYAAPTSGGTADTRRLAMLGRPLVGFELRICDPESGDVLHDREVGELELRSPTITPGYYGNADATKAAFHGDWFRTGDLGYLVDGRLVVCGRLKDMIIVGGRNVFPEDIERAASTVEGVRAGNVIAFGSDRRRGRESIIVVAETRTADDTAPVRDAVVTTVCDAVGVPPVDVVLVRPGTLPKTSSGKLQRSLCRDRYHADELESV, encoded by the coding sequence GGCCGCGCTCCAGGCGCGGGGTGTGGCTCCCGGGTCACACGTCGCCGTCGTCGGCCCGACGTCGCGAGCGCTCGTCACCGCATTGCAGGCCACCTGGCTTGCCGGTGGTGCCGTCGTCGCGCTGCCGCTCCCGATGCGCCTCGGGTCCGTCGAGGAGTTCGTCGAGCAGACGCGCCGACGGATCGCTCACGCTGACGTCGACATCGTCGTCATCGACCCCGACCTCGCGCCGTTCCTCGATCCGCCGCCTACACGGGTTGCAGTCGTCCGCCTCGACGATCTCACCGCGGAGGCGAACCGGCTGTCGGCGGCGCGCCTGCTCCGCCCCGCTGACGACCCCGACCGGCTCACGATCCTGCAGTTCACGAGCGGATCCACCGCGGATCCGAAGGGCGTGATGCTCCCCGACCGCTGCATCGGCGCCAACGTCGACGCGATCGCCGGGGCCCTCGGGATCTCGGCGGCGGACCGCGCAGTGTCGTGGTTGCCGCTCTACCACGACATGGGGCTCATCGGCTTGCTGATGACGCCGATGCTCACCGGCTTCGAGCTCGTGCTCGGCGCGCCGACCGACTTCCTCTCGTCGCCGGGTATCTGGCTCGAGTGGATCTCGGAGTATCGCGGCACGATCTCGGCCGGTCCCAACTTCTCGTACGCGCTCGCGGCGCGCGCGTTGCGACGGGCGCACGGCCTCGACCTGTCGTCGTGGCGCCTCGCGCTCAACGGAGCGGAGCCGGTCGACCCCGCCGCCGTAGAAGCGTTCTGTGCGGCCGCGGCACCGCACGGGTTCGATGCGAAGGCCGCGTTCCCGGTGTTCGGCATGGCGGAGGCCACCCTCGGTGTCACGTTCCCCGACGTCGGCGTCGGGATGGAGGTCGACACGGTCGACCGCATCGCGCTCGAGAACGAGCGGTACGCAGCGCCCACGTCGGGCGGCACCGCGGACACGCGCCGGCTCGCGATGCTGGGGCGTCCACTCGTTGGGTTCGAGCTCCGCATCTGCGATCCAGAGTCGGGTGACGTGCTCCACGACCGGGAAGTCGGCGAGCTCGAACTGCGCAGCCCAACGATTACGCCCGGCTACTACGGCAACGCGGACGCGACGAAGGCCGCGTTCCACGGCGACTGGTTCCGCACCGGCGACCTCGGATACCTCGTCGACGGCCGGCTCGTGGTCTGCGGGCGCCTCAAGGACATGATCATCGTCGGCGGGCGCAACGTGTTCCCGGAGGACATCGAGCGCGCCGCGAGCACCGTCGAAGGTGTACGCGCCGGGAATGTCATCGCGTTCGGCAGCGATCGTCGCCGTGGGCGCGAATCGATCATCGTGGTGGCCGAGACCCGGACGGCCGACGACACCGCGCCGGTGCGCGACGCGGTGGTGACCACTGTGTGTGATGCCGTCGGCGTTCCTCCGGTCGACGTGGTGCTCGTGCGGCCGGGGACGTTGCCGAAGACGTCGTCGGGCAAGCTCCAGCGCTCCCTGTGCCGCGACCGCTACCACGCCGACGAGCTCGAATCCGTCTGA
- a CDS encoding glycosyltransferase family 39 protein — translation MTQPEAPVEARAQVSARRELARLFLVLLAITFVLRLPAFFVPVFNSDETFVATQAHVIEQGGELYEDAADRKPPLVPYIYAATFAFFETSALWSVRVVAMLAVALTALLLAVEARRRYGARAGWIAGVLFVLAMVAFAPQDGQAANFEVFMLPSMTAAILFARRGRGAAAGVAVAVATLAKQTGAATLLPVVYLLARARGKRGVGAVALGFSVPIAAVALAVGPSQLLHWAVLGNGSYLGVNSGSVMVIAMFVLMTLGFAACNLPLLWKLPGAWHERREPALDGERDTDLWLWLFSAAFSVAIGLRFFGHYYMQLVPPLALLAAGALARSGRRAVSATIAAAAVLAVVYSAAGYFMHPFGPEPMYESVSRYVAAYTHPDDKILVWGSEPEIYWASNRLPATRFLTTGTFLTGNHPGRPEDEVEPDDNTAQNWKYFFEDFTAAPPKYVLDTSPSKLRGAQYYPISKFPEFAKILKQQYHYVRTIDGVAIYARK, via the coding sequence GTGACCCAGCCCGAAGCGCCGGTCGAGGCGCGTGCACAGGTTTCCGCGCGCCGGGAGTTGGCCCGGTTGTTCCTCGTGCTCCTCGCCATCACGTTCGTGCTCCGGTTACCGGCGTTCTTTGTGCCGGTGTTCAACTCCGACGAGACGTTCGTTGCGACCCAGGCGCACGTGATCGAGCAGGGCGGCGAGCTCTACGAGGACGCAGCCGACCGGAAGCCACCGCTCGTGCCGTACATCTACGCGGCCACGTTCGCGTTCTTCGAGACCTCGGCGCTGTGGTCGGTGCGCGTCGTCGCGATGCTCGCGGTGGCCCTCACCGCGCTGCTGCTCGCGGTCGAAGCCCGCCGCAGGTACGGCGCGCGCGCAGGATGGATCGCCGGAGTGCTGTTCGTGCTCGCGATGGTGGCCTTCGCGCCACAAGACGGGCAGGCCGCGAACTTCGAGGTGTTCATGCTGCCGTCGATGACGGCGGCGATCCTGTTCGCGCGGCGCGGGCGCGGCGCGGCGGCTGGAGTCGCGGTCGCCGTCGCGACGCTCGCGAAACAGACCGGCGCGGCCACGCTGCTTCCCGTCGTGTACCTGCTCGCGCGTGCGCGCGGGAAGCGTGGCGTCGGCGCGGTTGCGCTGGGGTTCAGCGTGCCGATCGCCGCCGTCGCGCTGGCCGTCGGCCCGAGCCAGCTCCTCCATTGGGCGGTGCTGGGCAACGGTTCGTACCTCGGCGTGAACAGCGGGTCGGTGATGGTCATCGCCATGTTCGTGCTGATGACGCTGGGCTTCGCCGCGTGCAACCTCCCACTGCTGTGGAAGCTGCCGGGCGCGTGGCACGAGCGTCGCGAACCTGCGCTCGACGGCGAGCGCGACACCGACCTCTGGCTGTGGCTGTTCTCGGCCGCGTTCTCGGTGGCGATCGGGCTGCGGTTCTTCGGGCACTACTACATGCAGCTCGTTCCGCCGCTCGCACTGCTCGCCGCGGGCGCGTTGGCACGCAGTGGACGCCGAGCAGTGAGCGCAACGATCGCCGCGGCGGCGGTACTCGCAGTGGTGTACTCCGCGGCCGGCTACTTCATGCACCCCTTCGGTCCCGAGCCGATGTACGAGTCGGTGAGTCGATACGTGGCTGCGTACACGCATCCCGACGACAAGATCCTCGTTTGGGGCAGTGAGCCGGAGATCTACTGGGCCTCCAACCGGCTCCCGGCGACGCGCTTCCTCACCACCGGGACGTTCCTCACGGGCAACCACCCGGGTCGTCCCGAAGACGAGGTCGAACCCGACGACAACACCGCGCAGAACTGGAAGTACTTCTTCGAGGACTTCACCGCCGCGCCGCCGAAGTACGTGCTCGACACGTCACCATCGAAGCTGCGCGGCGCGCAGTACTACCCGATCTCGAAATTCCCCGAGTTCGCGAAGATCCTGAAGCAGCAGTACCACTACGTGCGCACCATCGACGGCGTCGCCATCTACGCCCGCAAGTAA
- a CDS encoding SCO1664 family protein — MSPLELTPDELADVLGAAELEVVGRMRYSSNATFLVEARLDGMELSAVYKPRRGERPLWDFPHGTLCNREVAAYELSRALHWGVVPVTILRDGPLGEGAVQRFVEHDPDEHYFTLLDGHEGRFRQFAVFDVLANNADRKGGHCLHDEVNDLIVGIDHGLTFHPAWKLRTVIWDFAGERILEADTDDVCRALAELHDGPLGERLSELLTAVEVESIAYRAKGLLELGFPYPDDGYHSTPWPLV, encoded by the coding sequence GTGTCCCCGCTGGAACTGACCCCCGACGAGCTTGCCGACGTGCTCGGCGCCGCCGAGCTCGAGGTGGTCGGGCGCATGCGCTACTCCTCGAACGCGACCTTTCTCGTGGAGGCGCGCCTCGACGGCATGGAGCTCTCTGCCGTGTACAAGCCCCGGCGTGGCGAGCGCCCGCTGTGGGACTTCCCGCACGGCACTCTGTGCAACCGCGAGGTCGCGGCGTACGAGCTGTCGCGCGCGCTCCACTGGGGTGTCGTGCCCGTCACGATCCTGCGCGACGGTCCGCTCGGCGAGGGCGCGGTGCAGCGGTTCGTCGAGCACGACCCCGACGAGCACTACTTCACCCTGCTCGACGGGCACGAGGGCCGGTTCCGGCAGTTCGCCGTCTTCGACGTGCTCGCCAACAACGCCGACCGGAAGGGTGGTCACTGCCTCCACGACGAGGTCAACGATCTGATCGTCGGCATCGACCACGGACTCACGTTCCATCCGGCGTGGAAGCTCCGCACCGTGATCTGGGACTTTGCCGGGGAGCGAATCCTCGAGGCCGACACCGACGACGTGTGCCGCGCGCTCGCCGAGCTCCACGACGGCCCACTCGGCGAGCGGCTCTCCGAGCTCCTCACCGCGGTGGAGGTCGAGTCGATCGCGTACCGGGCCAAGGGCCTCCTGGAGCTTGGCTTCCCCTACCCCGACGACGGCTACCACAGCACCCCCTGGCCGCTGGTGTAG
- a CDS encoding DUF3090 family protein: MGEIIELEDVDGLGAGAIGEPGKRAFYIQARTEHAQLTVLVEKEQIALLATEVVAFLDRIAGDYPETSASVPDAETQLREPTVPLFRARLIGLGFDPERELVLLELRERAAAEDDEDDEDDEDDKDDNAPSAEGAEDPGYVARIHATRAQVRAMAARGAEAVTGGRLPCPLCSMPMDPAGHRCPRWN, encoded by the coding sequence ATGGGCGAGATCATCGAGCTCGAGGATGTCGACGGTCTCGGGGCCGGAGCGATCGGAGAACCGGGGAAGCGCGCGTTCTACATCCAGGCGCGTACCGAGCACGCGCAGCTCACCGTGCTCGTCGAGAAAGAGCAGATTGCGCTGCTCGCCACGGAGGTCGTCGCGTTCCTCGATCGCATCGCCGGCGACTACCCGGAGACGTCCGCTTCGGTGCCCGACGCCGAAACCCAGCTCCGTGAGCCCACCGTTCCCCTGTTTCGCGCGCGTCTGATCGGCCTCGGCTTCGATCCCGAGCGCGAGCTCGTTCTGCTCGAGCTGCGCGAGCGCGCCGCTGCCGAAGACGACGAAGACGACGAGGACGACGAGGACGACAAGGACGACAACGCGCCGTCCGCCGAAGGTGCCGAAGACCCGGGCTACGTGGCGCGGATCCACGCGACGCGCGCGCAAGTGCGGGCGATGGCGGCGCGCGGTGCGGAGGCGGTCACCGGAGGGCGACTCCCGTGCCCGCTGTGCTCGATGCCGATGGATCCTGCCGGGCACCGGTGTCCCCGCTGGAACTGA
- a CDS encoding MSMEG_4193 family putative phosphomutase: MTDTVAAEVGAPEAEKPKPPPSTVLLLARHAVTAETGSMLSGRKPGIDLSDKGREQATSLGERLAALPIAAVYASPIERTMQTAHAVAAKHGLEVRELPGVLEADYGEWTGGKLGDLAKEDLWRTVQRAPSRARFPEGESLAEMQVRMVAALERVVADHPGEIVVVVSHADPIKSAIAHYNGTHLDHFQRIIVSPASVTVFQLSAHGAAMVKCNDTGSLEELIPRPAEESTSESKGEAGA, encoded by the coding sequence GTGACCGACACCGTCGCGGCTGAAGTGGGCGCTCCGGAAGCCGAGAAGCCGAAGCCGCCGCCGTCCACGGTGCTCCTCCTCGCGCGTCACGCGGTCACCGCGGAGACGGGCTCGATGCTGTCGGGTCGCAAACCCGGGATCGACCTGTCCGACAAGGGACGCGAGCAGGCCACGTCGCTCGGTGAGCGGTTGGCGGCACTTCCGATCGCCGCGGTGTACGCGAGCCCGATCGAGCGCACGATGCAGACGGCCCATGCCGTCGCCGCGAAGCACGGTCTCGAGGTGCGCGAGCTCCCCGGGGTACTCGAAGCCGACTACGGCGAGTGGACGGGCGGCAAGCTCGGGGATCTCGCAAAGGAAGATCTCTGGCGCACGGTGCAGCGCGCGCCGTCACGCGCGCGCTTTCCCGAGGGTGAGTCGCTCGCGGAGATGCAGGTGCGCATGGTGGCGGCGCTCGAGCGCGTCGTCGCCGACCACCCGGGGGAGATCGTGGTCGTGGTGTCGCACGCCGACCCGATCAAGTCGGCCATCGCGCACTACAACGGGACGCACCTCGATCACTTCCAGCGCATCATCGTGTCGCCCGCGTCGGTGACGGTGTTCCAACTCTCGGCCCACGGCGCCGCGATGGTGAAGTGCAACGACACCGGTTCGCTCGAGGAGCTGATCCCGCGCCCGGCCGAGGAGTCGACGAGTGAGTCGAAGGGGGAAGCCGGCGCGTGA
- a CDS encoding DUF3151 family protein, with amino-acid sequence MADLPVSFSPHGIPETVIDPEPPDAVRALRDALGAPEAHRRNAVAAVVARWPRALDGWARLGELARDHVEAYACFRVGYHRGLDRLRQSGWRGSGYVRWEHATNRGFLRALDGLRRSAAAIGEIDEEVRCDEFLHQLEPAWDRLDPHEAD; translated from the coding sequence ATGGCCGATCTTCCCGTCAGCTTCTCGCCGCACGGCATCCCCGAGACCGTGATCGACCCCGAGCCGCCCGACGCCGTCCGCGCGCTCCGCGATGCGCTCGGCGCGCCCGAAGCGCATCGCCGGAACGCCGTCGCTGCGGTGGTCGCGCGGTGGCCACGCGCTCTCGATGGTTGGGCGCGGCTCGGCGAGCTCGCGCGCGACCACGTGGAGGCCTACGCGTGCTTCCGCGTGGGCTACCACCGCGGGCTCGACCGACTGCGCCAGTCGGGATGGCGTGGCTCCGGTTACGTGCGCTGGGAGCACGCGACCAACCGCGGGTTCCTGCGCGCGCTCGACGGCCTGCGGCGGTCGGCGGCCGCCATCGGCGAGATCGACGAAGAAGTTCGCTGCGACGAGTTCCTGCACCAGCTCGAGCCGGCTTGGGATCGTCTCGATCCCCACGAAGCCGACTAA
- a CDS encoding GDP-mannose 4,6-dehydratase produces MKRALVTGITGQDGRFLAQFLTGKGYQVFGLIRGQNNPKGQLVLDETPSLELVDGDLRDLSSLIAAVEQVQPDEVYNLGAMSFVKLSWSQPELFAEITGLGVLRMLEAVRIVGGTQRNPIRFYQASSSEMFGKIRETPQTELTPFHPRSPYGVAKVFGHHMTVNYRESYDLHASSGILFNHGSERRGIEFVERKITTSLARIKLGLQDSISLGNLDSARDWGYAGDYVEAMWLMLQQDEPDDYVVASGKTHTIRECLDVAFRAAGYDDWTPYVQKDPRFERPAEVDVLIGDATKAREKLGWTPRMSFEELVTMMYESDLASERTQARLS; encoded by the coding sequence ATGAAGCGAGCCCTCGTCACGGGGATCACCGGGCAGGACGGCCGATTCCTCGCCCAGTTCCTCACCGGCAAGGGCTATCAGGTGTTCGGACTCATCCGCGGCCAGAACAACCCGAAGGGCCAGCTCGTCCTCGACGAGACGCCGTCGCTCGAGCTCGTCGACGGCGACCTCCGCGACTTGTCGTCGTTGATCGCCGCGGTCGAGCAGGTGCAACCCGACGAGGTGTACAACCTCGGCGCCATGAGCTTCGTCAAGCTGTCGTGGTCGCAACCCGAGCTGTTCGCCGAGATCACCGGGCTCGGTGTGCTCCGCATGCTGGAGGCGGTGCGGATCGTGGGCGGCACGCAGCGCAATCCGATCCGTTTCTACCAGGCGTCGTCGTCGGAGATGTTCGGGAAAATTCGGGAGACCCCACAGACCGAGCTCACGCCGTTCCATCCGCGCTCGCCCTACGGCGTCGCGAAGGTGTTCGGTCACCACATGACGGTCAACTACCGCGAGTCGTACGACCTGCACGCATCGTCGGGCATCCTCTTCAACCACGGTTCCGAGAGGCGCGGCATCGAGTTCGTGGAGCGAAAGATCACCACCTCGCTCGCGCGCATCAAGCTGGGCCTCCAGGACTCGATTTCGCTCGGCAACCTCGACTCCGCGCGCGACTGGGGGTACGCGGGCGACTACGTCGAGGCGATGTGGCTCATGCTCCAGCAGGACGAGCCCGACGACTACGTGGTCGCGTCGGGCAAGACGCACACCATTCGTGAGTGCCTCGACGTCGCGTTCCGCGCCGCCGGCTACGACGACTGGACGCCCTACGTGCAGAAAGACCCGCGCTTCGAGCGTCCCGCTGAGGTCGACGTGCTCATCGGCGACGCCACCAAGGCGCGCGAGAAGCTCGGGTGGACGCCACGCATGTCCTTCGAGGAACTCGTCACGATGATGTACGAATCCGACCTCGCGTCGGAACGAACGCAGGCGCGGCTCTCCTGA
- the purE gene encoding 5-(carboxyamino)imidazole ribonucleotide mutase — protein sequence MAGTALVGVIMGSDSDLRVMQPAIDTLDEFDVPREVHIVSAHRTPDRMFEYARTAVSRGLRVIIAGAGGAAHLPGMTASLTPLPVIGVPVPLADLDGLDSLLSIVQMPDGIPVATVGTGKARNAALLAVRILAVHDDKLRARMEEFQAGLADAVREKDAKLSDELE from the coding sequence ATGGCCGGAACGGCGTTGGTGGGGGTGATCATGGGAAGTGATTCCGACCTGCGCGTGATGCAGCCCGCCATCGACACGCTCGACGAGTTCGACGTGCCGCGTGAGGTGCACATCGTCTCCGCGCACCGCACACCCGACCGGATGTTCGAGTACGCGCGTACCGCCGTGTCTCGCGGGCTGCGCGTGATCATCGCGGGCGCGGGTGGCGCGGCGCATCTCCCCGGCATGACCGCATCCCTCACACCGTTGCCGGTGATCGGAGTGCCGGTGCCGCTCGCGGATCTCGACGGGCTCGACTCCTTGCTCTCGATCGTGCAGATGCCCGACGGCATCCCCGTTGCGACGGTGGGCACGGGGAAGGCGCGCAATGCCGCGCTGCTCGCGGTGCGGATCCTGGCGGTGCACGACGACAAGCTGCGCGCGCGGATGGAAGAGTTCCAGGCGGGCCTCGCCGATGCCGTCCGCGAGAAGGACGCGAAGCTCAGCGACGAGCTCGAGTAG
- a CDS encoding enoyl-CoA hydratase-related protein, producing MTYENVLLEVRDGIAHLTLNRPEAANGINMGLARDLMAATIDISLDDSVRVVLLSGSGARFCGGGDVKAFAALGDDLPANIRALIPALHTAITMLVRGDAPVVAAVHGSAAGAGLGLVGASDLVIAGESTKFVMAYTGVGLTPDGSSSWFVPRLVGVRRALELTLTNRVLSAAEALEWGLITSVVPDDDVHAEAAALAARLADGPARSLAAAKRLVHTSLEDSFETHLAREADAIVAAAGDAESTEGITAFVEKRAPNFPR from the coding sequence ATGACATACGAGAACGTGCTGCTCGAGGTCCGCGACGGGATTGCCCACCTCACGCTCAACCGTCCCGAGGCGGCCAACGGCATCAACATGGGCCTGGCGCGTGACCTCATGGCGGCGACGATCGACATCAGCCTGGACGACAGCGTCCGAGTGGTGCTCCTCTCGGGGAGCGGTGCGCGCTTCTGCGGCGGTGGCGACGTCAAGGCGTTCGCCGCACTCGGTGACGATCTCCCCGCCAACATCCGTGCGCTCATTCCCGCACTGCACACCGCGATCACGATGCTCGTGCGTGGCGATGCGCCGGTCGTGGCCGCAGTGCACGGCAGCGCGGCGGGCGCAGGCCTGGGGCTGGTGGGCGCGTCCGACCTCGTGATCGCGGGCGAGTCGACGAAGTTCGTGATGGCGTACACGGGTGTCGGTCTCACTCCCGACGGTTCGTCGAGCTGGTTCGTGCCGCGCCTCGTTGGCGTACGCCGGGCGCTCGAGCTGACGCTCACCAACCGGGTGCTCAGCGCAGCCGAAGCACTCGAGTGGGGCCTGATCACGAGCGTGGTCCCCGACGACGACGTCCACGCGGAAGCTGCCGCGCTCGCGGCGCGCCTCGCCGACGGTCCTGCTCGCTCGCTCGCCGCGGCGAAGCGGCTCGTGCACACGAGCCTGGAGGATTCGTTCGAGACGCACTTGGCGCGCGAAGCCGACGCGATCGTGGCTGCGGCCGGGGATGCCGAGTCCACGGAAGGCATCACCGCATTCGTCGAGAAACGCGCGCCGAACTTCCCCCGCTAG
- a CDS encoding FtsX-like permease family protein — MWRVTIKGLLAKKLRLVLTSIAVVLGVAFISGTFVLTDTLGSVFDNLFTEATKGVDAIVRSKRELSSDRGFAPRNPVPNSVVPVVEGAPGVKLARGNVQGSASVVDEDGDVVTNGTGQSSGFSWQQLPFGQANQIAKGHKPEAPDEVVLDENTADKSGYRLGAEVPIVFREATPEKFTLVGVFTFGDSSSPPGTRAGFTPATAQRVVGRPGEWDSIYVAAKPGVSQDEVARNVREAIATAEQSESYEVLTGKQFADESASNVKDRLGFLNTFLLVFALIALFVGSFIIYNTFSIIVAQRSRELALLRALGASGKQVTRSVAAEAFVVGLLSSMLGLALGVLVAIGLQSLLAAFGFALPTESPVILPRTIIVAVFAGTVVTFVSALSPARSAARVPPVAAMRDTAVIASSGSRRYRIGGLLTIIGILLLALGLFGDVGSDAVPGGAAGLVGFAAFLVFIGVAMLSPLVARPVSRFLGWIPARLRGMSGVLARENAMRNPRRTATTASALMIGLALVTLVAIIGASAKQSFSDIIDNSVRAEWLIQGKGFFSRGFSPEIAKSLDQDLPGAQIVEFRNGDFVVDGDQRQLFGVSPNVQDVIDIKLRSGANLDAFADGGVLVSTDTATNKGWKVGDTVDIQFEKTGVQRERIQGLYAEDRAIGASYLISLTSYEKNYTDQSDSLVAVRQASDSDDAKTRATIERVLKPYPTVEVQDQTEFKDSQIAQFDTILNLLYVMLLLAVVIALIGIVNTLALSIYERTRELGLLRAVGMTRAQVRTMIRDEAVIISIFGSLLGLVIGLAFGRALVSAVSDEGITFVLPVTQLAIFVILAGVAGFLAGAWPARRAARHDVLDAIGAE; from the coding sequence ATGTGGCGCGTCACGATCAAGGGGCTTCTCGCCAAGAAGCTCCGGCTCGTCCTCACGTCGATCGCGGTCGTGCTCGGAGTCGCGTTCATCTCGGGCACTTTCGTGCTTACCGACACTCTCGGCAGCGTGTTCGACAACCTCTTCACCGAGGCCACCAAGGGTGTTGACGCGATCGTGCGGTCGAAGCGCGAGCTCAGCAGCGATCGCGGCTTCGCGCCGCGGAACCCGGTACCGAACAGCGTGGTTCCGGTCGTAGAGGGCGCGCCCGGAGTGAAGCTCGCGCGCGGCAACGTGCAGGGCTCGGCCTCCGTGGTCGACGAGGACGGCGACGTGGTCACGAACGGAACCGGCCAGTCGTCGGGGTTCTCGTGGCAGCAGTTGCCGTTCGGCCAGGCGAACCAGATCGCCAAGGGGCACAAGCCGGAGGCGCCCGACGAGGTCGTGCTCGACGAGAACACGGCTGACAAGTCCGGGTACCGCCTCGGCGCCGAGGTGCCGATCGTGTTCCGCGAGGCCACGCCGGAGAAGTTCACGCTCGTCGGCGTGTTCACGTTCGGCGACAGCAGCAGCCCGCCGGGTACCCGCGCCGGGTTCACTCCGGCCACCGCGCAGCGGGTCGTCGGCCGGCCTGGCGAATGGGACTCGATCTACGTCGCGGCGAAGCCGGGGGTGTCGCAAGACGAGGTGGCGCGCAACGTGCGGGAGGCCATCGCCACTGCCGAGCAGTCCGAGTCCTACGAGGTGCTCACGGGTAAGCAGTTCGCCGACGAGAGCGCGAGCAACGTGAAGGACCGTCTCGGCTTCCTGAACACGTTCCTGCTCGTTTTCGCGTTGATCGCGCTGTTCGTGGGGTCGTTCATCATCTACAACACGTTCTCGATCATCGTGGCACAACGGTCACGCGAGCTCGCGCTGCTCCGTGCATTGGGTGCGTCCGGGAAGCAGGTCACGCGATCGGTCGCCGCGGAGGCGTTCGTGGTAGGGCTGCTCTCGTCGATGCTCGGGCTCGCGCTCGGCGTGCTCGTGGCGATCGGGCTGCAGAGTCTGCTCGCCGCGTTCGGCTTTGCACTGCCCACCGAGTCTCCGGTCATCCTGCCCCGCACGATCATCGTCGCGGTCTTCGCGGGCACAGTGGTCACCTTCGTGTCGGCTTTGTCGCCCGCGCGCAGCGCGGCGCGCGTCCCCCCGGTTGCCGCGATGCGCGACACCGCCGTCATCGCGTCGAGCGGATCTCGCCGGTACCGGATCGGTGGTCTCCTCACGATCATCGGGATCCTCCTGTTGGCGCTCGGCCTGTTCGGCGATGTGGGCTCGGATGCGGTACCCGGTGGTGCCGCAGGGCTCGTGGGCTTCGCCGCGTTCCTCGTGTTCATCGGCGTCGCGATGCTCAGCCCGCTCGTCGCACGGCCGGTCTCGCGATTCCTCGGCTGGATCCCCGCGCGTTTGCGCGGCATGTCGGGCGTTCTTGCACGCGAGAACGCGATGCGGAACCCTCGCCGCACCGCCACCACTGCGTCGGCGCTCATGATCGGCCTCGCGTTGGTCACGCTCGTCGCGATCATCGGCGCGTCGGCCAAGCAGTCGTTCAGCGACATCATCGACAACAGCGTGCGCGCCGAGTGGCTGATCCAGGGCAAGGGTTTCTTCAGCCGTGGCTTCTCGCCCGAAATCGCGAAGTCGCTCGATCAGGATCTCCCAGGCGCGCAGATCGTCGAGTTCCGCAACGGCGACTTCGTGGTCGACGGCGACCAACGGCAACTGTTCGGCGTGAGCCCGAACGTCCAAGACGTTATCGACATCAAGCTGCGTTCCGGCGCGAACCTCGACGCCTTCGCCGACGGTGGTGTGCTCGTCAGCACCGACACCGCCACGAACAAGGGGTGGAAGGTCGGTGACACCGTAGATATTCAGTTCGAGAAGACCGGGGTGCAGCGCGAGAGGATCCAGGGGCTCTACGCAGAAGATCGTGCCATCGGCGCCTCGTATTTGATCTCGCTGACGTCATATGAGAAGAACTACACGGATCAGTCGGACTCGCTCGTGGCCGTGCGGCAGGCATCCGACTCAGATGACGCCAAGACCCGCGCCACGATCGAGCGAGTGCTGAAGCCGTATCCCACCGTCGAGGTGCAGGACCAGACCGAGTTCAAGGACTCGCAGATCGCTCAGTTCGACACGATCCTCAACCTGCTCTACGTGATGCTGTTGCTCGCAGTTGTGATCGCGCTGATCGGCATCGTGAACACACTCGCGCTGTCGATCTACGAACGTACCCGTGAGCTGGGTCTGTTGCGCGCGGTGGGCATGACGCGCGCACAGGTTCGCACGATGATCCGTGACGAGGCGGTCATCATCTCGATCTTCGGGTCGCTGCTCGGGCTTGTCATCGGGCTCGCGTTCGGCCGCGCGCTGGTCAGCGCGGTGAGCGACGAGGGCATCACGTTCGTCCTCCCCGTGACGCAACTCGCGATCTTCGTGATCCTGGCCGGGGTCGCCGGCTTCCTCGCCGGAGCCTGGCCTGCCCGCCGCGCGGCCCGTCACGACGTGCTCGACGCCATTGGGGCGGAGTAG